In one window of Amblyomma americanum isolate KBUSLIRL-KWMA chromosome 9, ASM5285725v1, whole genome shotgun sequence DNA:
- the LOC144103495 gene encoding uncharacterized protein LOC144103495 produces the protein MDLLKPPEPLQLSDNLSQNWKRFKQKLELFIKATTPKDDPRSGAAKAALLLSVAGDEALDVFNTFTFGEQEDKEDYDTLVRKFEAYCAEVSNEVHERYVFRSRKQEDGEPFERFIRDLKKQAAQCNFEGLHDSMIRDQIVFGTNNSKLREKMLREKGLTLLRAEEMCRVAESVAQRNQVWARPGASIDSVSRSRASCHRCVDRQETSAVNGSSYRCKKCNRRHEPRQCPAYGKRCNTGRKLHHFAICCPARALVNEVGAQFNDEFDVLDVCIDSCITGDWTVEAKVRGRKALFKVDTGAQASLLPFSIYRKLKTAELNPTSSVLRAYNGGIITNFGTTVQKITVGDAATTVKFYVVKNGRRAILGLHACEALGLVQRTVDTVNTSAEYEAIKHFRHVFEGLGCLKQPYSMVLQPDATPVVQPARRVPLSLRQPLRDELQRMERAGIITKEDGPTDWYVPGKHLVLADMLSRSTTPGGVDNAAKTGKGNCS, from the exons ATGGACCTGCTGAAGCCCCCGGAACCTTTGCAGCTCTCCGATAACCTGTCGCAGAATTGGAAGCGGTTTAAGCAAAAACTGGAACTCTTCATCAAGGCGACCACGCCAAAGGACGACCCAAGAAGCGGAGCAGCGAAAGCTGCACTCCTGTTGAGCGTTGCCGGAGACGAAGCACTTGACGTCTTCAACACGTTTACGTTTGGTGAGCAGGAAGACAAGGAAGATTACGACACCCTGGTCCGGAAGTTTGAAGCATACTGTGCCGAGGTAAGCAATGAAGTGCATGAGCGGTATGTTTTTCGCTCGAGAAAACAAGAAGACGGAGAGCCGTTCGAAAGATTTATTAGAGACCTCAAGAAGCAAGCAGCGCAATGCAACTTCGAAGGACTGCACGATTCAATGATCAGGGATCAGATCGTCTTTGGGACGAATAATtccaaactgcgtgaaaaaatGCTGCGGGAAAAGGGCTTAACGTTGTTAAGAGCTGAAGAAATGTGCAGGGTAGCGGAATCAGTGGCACAAAGAAATCAGGTCTGGGCCAGGCCCGGTGCCAGCATTGACTCCGTCTCTCGCAGTAGGGCGTCGTGCCACCGCTGCGTAGACCGGCAAGAGACCAGTGCAGTAAACGGTAGTTCGTACCGGTGCAAGAAATGCAACCGACGGCACGAGCCGAGGCAGTGTCCTGCTTACGGAAAAAGATGCAACACTGGTCGAAAGCTGCATCACTTTGCGATTTGTTGTCCGGCCAGGGCGCTCGTCAACGAAGTCGGCGCACAGTTCAATGATGAGTTTGATGTTCTTGACGTCTGCATcgacagctgcattactggtGATTGGACTGTCGAAGCCAAAGTTAGGGGTCGTAAAGCATTATTCAAGGTGGATACCGGAGCACAAGCAAGCCTCTTACCATTTTCGATATACCGCAAGTTGAAAACTGCCGAACTGAATCCTACGAGCTCTGTGCTGCGAGCATACAATGGAGGCatcatcaccaacttcggaacaacagttcaaaaaataacCGTTGGAGATGCTGCAACTACAGTGAAATTCTACGTGGTGAAAAATGGACGTCGTGCAATACTGGGGCTTCACGCATGCGAAGCTCTAGGCCTTGTGCAGCGCACAGTGGACACTGTCAACACTTCTGCTGAGTACGAAGCGATCAAGCACTTCAGGCACGTCTTTGAGGGTTTGGGATGCCTAAAGCAACCATACAGCATGGTACTACAGCCAGATGCTACCCCAGTCgtccagccagcgcggcgggtgccCCTGTCTTTGCGCCAACCGCTTCGCGACGAGCTTCAAAGAATGGAGAGAGCTGGTATCATCACAAAAGAAGATGGACCTACAGACTGG TACGTTCCAGGGAAGCACCTGGTCTTGGCAGACATGCTCTCACGATCGACTACACCCGGGGGTGTCGACAATGCTG CAAAAACTGGCAAAGGAAACTGCTCGTGA